CGAAGCGGTTCGTCGCGGCGATGATGCGGACCTCGCCGCGCTCGTCGAAGCCGTCCATCTCGGAGAGCAGCTGCATCATCGTCCGCTGGACCTCGGCGTCGCCCGACGTCTTCGAGTCCGTCCGCTTCGAGGCGATCGCGTCGATCTCGTCGATGAAGAGGACGGCGGGCTGGTTCTCGCGGGCGACCTCGAACAGGTCGCGGACGAGCTTCGCGCCCTCGCCGATGAACTTGTGGACGAGCTCGGAGCCGGCCATCTTGATGAACGTCGCGTCCGTCTCGTTGGCGACGGCCTTCGCGAGCATCGTCTTCCCCGTGCCCGGCGGGCCGTACAGCAGGACGCCGCTGGGCGGCGTGATCCCGACGTCCTCGAACATGTCGGGGTGTTCGAGGGGCATCTCGACGGTCTCGCGGACCTCCTGCATCTGGTCTTCGAGTCCGCCGATGTCGGCGTAGGTGACGTCCGGGGAGTGTTCGACCTGCATGACGCGGGCGCGGACGTCCGTCTCCTTCTCCAGCTTCTTCACGACCGAGAGGGAGTTGTTGACCGCGACCCGGTCGTCGGGGTCGAGCTTCTCGCGCATCTCCGCGGTGATCTCCGTGAGTGCCTCCTGGTTGTTGCCGTGCTGTTTGATCACGGCCCCGTCGGGCGTGATCTCCTGGACGGTCGCCACGAACAGCGGGGACTGCTTCAGCTTCTTGTTCTCGTGGGTGAGCCGCTCGAGCTTCTGCTGGTACTTGTTGTTCTCCGCGTTCGCGTCGAGGAGCTTGTCGCGCATCTCCTCGTTCTGCGACTCCAGCACGTCGAGCTCCTCCTGGAGGGACTCGATCTTCTCCTGTCTCGACGCCGACCCCTCGT
Above is a window of Halorubrum depositum DNA encoding:
- the pan1 gene encoding proteasome-activating nucleotidase Pan1, which produces MTDTVDDVEMPYEGSASRQEKIESLQEELDVLESQNEEMRDKLLDANAENNKYQQKLERLTHENKKLKQSPLFVATVQEITPDGAVIKQHGNNQEALTEITAEMREKLDPDDRVAVNNSLSVVKKLEKETDVRARVMQVEHSPDVTYADIGGLEDQMQEVRETVEMPLEHPDMFEDVGITPPSGVLLYGPPGTGKTMLAKAVANETDATFIKMAGSELVHKFIGEGAKLVRDLFEVARENQPAVLFIDEIDAIASKRTDSKTSGDAEVQRTMMQLLSEMDGFDERGEVRIIAATNRFDMLDPAILRPGRFDRLIEVPKPNTDGREIIFQIHTRKMNLASDIDFDELAEMTPDASGADIKAICTEAGMFAIRDDRTEVTLDDFLEAHEKLQQDDESGADDSLAFA